The proteins below are encoded in one region of Lactuca sativa cultivar Salinas chromosome 3, Lsat_Salinas_v11, whole genome shotgun sequence:
- the LOC111914825 gene encoding LEAF RUST 10 DISEASE-RESISTANCE LOCUS RECEPTOR-LIKE PROTEIN KINASE-like 1.1, whose translation MIIVFFFASLLLSCLPVLHSATNHNTSIPICPKSFTCPNLEPFSYPFYNANDTKCGLIKVNCTSNGTNLEFRGELYEVGGNYRSHSRPSVLVLVLNKKFEKLVNDKKCEALEYNFTSPSPLMYSSSITPFTNIYKCSNNTNHAEEMVAYFNQSTYNRYSKCKPYNFYYKYNISDTTFPSDLPPTCEVIRLPVKLQWNTTRVPDKTNIFSVLSFQFSITFELSSSCDKCRKKDGQCHAPNGQFQCLGVKKENPLGKLKHIPVLAGSAFIIILFIVISIIWCRYKNSPFSYFSSKGKSPHVEDGSIFFGVSVFSYTELEDATQNFDPSLELGNGGFGAVYYGKLQDGREVAVKRLYEHSYKRVQQFVNEIRILTRLRHPNLVVLYGCTSRQSHELLLVYEYISNGTVADHLHGKQANSSLLTWPLRMNIAIETARALVYLHASEIIHRDVKTCNILLDQNFSAKVADFGLSRLLPNDVTHVSTAPQGTPGYVDPQYHHCYQLTDKSDVYSFGVVLIELISSMVAVDLSRSQDEISLADLALNRIQRCALDQLIDPDLGSDSDAEIMRMITSVAELAFQCLQYYSEMRPTMSEVLDVLEDIQAPGRIDSIKPPTPSETSDKTVLLKDFLPSPVSVTGEWHSESTVSTTLSIR comes from the exons ATGATTATCGTATTCTTTTTTGCGTCACTTCTTCTCTCATGTCTACCTGTCCTTCACTCTGCTACAAACCACAACACTTCCATTCCTATCTGCCCAAAAAGTTTCACTTGCCCAAATTTGGAACCATTTAGTTACCCGTTTTATAACGCCAATGACACAAAGTGTGGGTTGATTAAGGTCAATTGTACTTCAAATGGTACAAATCTGGAATTCAGAGGAGAATTATATGAGGTTGGCGGCAACTATAGATCTCATTCTCGTCCATCCGTCCTGGTCCTTGTCCTTAACAAAAAGTTTGAAAAACTTGTAAATGATAAAAAGTGTGAGGCACTTGAGTATAATTTCACTTCTCCAAGTCCTCTTATGTATTCTAGTTCAATCACACCTTTCACCAATATCTACAAATGCAGCAACAATACCAATCATGCTGAGGAAATGGTTGCTTATTTTAACCAATCTACTTACAATAGATACAGCAAATGCAAACCATACAATTTCTATTATAAGTATAACATAAGTGATACAACATTTCCAAGTGACCTCCCACCTACATGTGAAGTAATACGGCTACCTGTGAAACTGCAATGGAATACCACTAGAGTACCCGACAAAACCAACATATTTTCCGTTCTCAGTTTTCAATTCTCTATTACATTTGAATTGTCAAGTTCCTGCGATAAATGTCGCAAGAAAGACGGACAATGTCATGCCCCCAATGGACAGTTTCAGTGTTTAGGCGTCAAAAAAG AAAACCCACTCGGAAAACTGAAACATATCCCAG TTCTTGCTGGATCTGCTTTCATCATCATCCTCTTTATTGTCATCTCCATAATCTGGTGTCGGTACAAGAACAGCCCTTTTTCCTATTTTTCATCAAAGGGCAAATCACCACATGTTGAAGATGGTAGTATTTTCTTCGGTGTCTCTGTTTTCTCCTATACGGAACTGGAAGATGCCACCCAGAATTTtgatccttctctggaactagggAATGGAGGTTTTGGAGCTGTTTACTATGGTAAACTCCAAGATGGGAGAGAAGTTGCAGTGAAGAGACTTTACGAGCACAGCTACAAACGAGTCCAACAATTTGTGAATGAGATTAGAATCCTCACCAGATTACGCCACCCCAACCTTGTGGTGCTCTATGGTTGCACCTCTCGACAAAGCCATGAACTTCTCCTTGTGTATGAATACATCTCCAATGGCACTGTTGCAGATCACCTCCATGGCAAGCAAGCAAATTCAAGCTTGCTGACATGGCCGTTGAGGATGAACATAGCCATCGAAACTGCCAGAGCGTTAGTGTACCTTCATGCCTCTGAAATCATCCACCGAGATGTCAAGACATGTAACATTCTTCTTGATCAGAATTTCAGTGCCAAGGTAGCAGATTTTGGGCTCTCAAGGCTCTTACCGAATGATGTCACTCATGTGTCTACAGCTCCTCAGGGAACCCCAGGATACGTGGATCCCCAATATCACCATTGTTACCAATTAACGGATAAGAGTGATGTTTACAGCTTTGGAGTGGTCTTGATTGAACTAATATCATCCATGGTGGCTGTCGATTTAAGCAGGTCACAAGATGAGATTAGTTTGGCTGATCTAGCTTTGAACAGGATACAACGATGTGCGTTAGATCAATTGATAGACCCGGATCTAGGATCCGATTCAGATGCTGAAATCATGAGGATGATAACATCAGTGGCAGAGTTGGCTTTTCAGTGTTTACAGTATTATTCAGAAATGAGGCCTACGATGAGTGAGGTGTTGGATGTGTTGGAGGATATCCAAGCCCCAGGGAGAATTGATTCTATAAAACCGCCAACACCGTCTGAAACCAGTGATAAGACGGTTTTGTTGAAAGACTTCCTGCCTTCGCCAGTCTCCGTCACCGGTGAATGGCATAGCGAAAGCACCGTGTCAACTACACTAAGCATTAGATAG
- the LOC111914826 gene encoding nicotinamide adenine dinucleotide transporter 2, mitochondrial yields the protein MTAGEHRNGRDIICDAVSGASAGAIAATFVCPLDVIKTRLQVHGLPKVPPGQKGGVIVTSLQNIIRKDGLRGIYRGLSPTLAALLPNWAVYFAVYGHLKELLLHSHADSNGHLSFGANMLAASGAGAATSIATNPLWVVKTRLQTQGMRVGVVPYTGILSALRRIIQEEGFRGWYSGLLPSLAGISHVAIQFPAYEKFKCYLAQRDNTTTNKLSPGKVAVASSMSKVLASLMTYPHEVIRSRLQEQGQVRNSGTHYKGVVDCVKKVFHKEGVAGFYRGCATNLLRTTPSAVITFTSYEMISRFLQGIILPRENPSKKDT from the exons ATGACGGCTGGGGAGCATCGGAATGGTAGAGATATCATTTGCGACGCCGTTTCTGGTGCCTCCGCAG GTGCTATAGCTGCCACTTTTGTGTGTCCATTAGATGTGATCAAGACAAGACTCCAAGTTCACGGGCTGCCCAAAGTACCTCCCGGGCAGAAAG GTGGTGTCATTGTCACAAGTCTACAAAATATTATAAGAAAAGACGGGTTAAGAGGAATATACAGAGGCCTTTCACCAACATTAGCTGCTCTACTTCCAAATTGGGCT GTTTATTTTGCTGTTTATGGGCACCTAAAAGAGCTTCTTCTTCATTCACATG CGGATAGCAATGGGCATCTTAGCTTTGGTGCCAACATGTTAGCTGCTTCGGGTGCTGGTGCAGCTACATCAATTGCCACAAATCCCTTGTGGGTTGTCAAGACAAGATTGCAA ACACAAGGAATGAGAGTAGGTGTGGTTCCTTATACGGGTATATTATCAGCCTTGAGAAGAATCATTCAGGAGGAAGGCTTCCGAGGGTGGTACAG TGGGCTTTTACCTTCTCTTGCTGGAATTAGTCATGTTGCTATTCAATTTCCTGCGTATGAGAAGTTCAAATGTTACTTGGCACAAAGGG ATAATACGACTACAAACAAGCTAAGTCCTGGGAAAGTTGCAGTCGCCTCTTCAATGTCCAAAGTACTTGCGTCCCTAATGACCTACCCACATGAG GTGATTAGGTCAAGGCTTCAGGAACAAGGGCAAGTAAGAAACAGTGGGACCCATTACAAGGGTGTGGTCGATTGTGTGAAGAAAGTTTTTCACAAAGAAGGCGTTGCGGGATTCTATCGTGGGTGTGCGACTAATCTTTTGAGAACGACTCCATCGGCTGTTATTACATTTACAAGCTACGAGATGATTAGCAGATTCTTGCAGGGTATCATTCTACCTCGTGAAAACCCATCTAAAAAAGACACGtga